The genome window gagcctcaggctgGAAACAAAATGTCTCACCCTTGCAGGGTGCAGTGGCCCCAAGGGTAGGTGCCTCTTGCACCCCATCCCGGAGGACTATGAGCTGGGGGCTTCCTGAAACAGACAACAGAAGCCTCGGGAGCTATCAGAAActccccaccaacacacacactccACCTGGTTCTAAATGTCTCTCAGAGACCAAATTCAATTTAGTATAACTCCACCGGCTCTGCAGCGCAGAATCCATCGGATGAGGAGCCTGCTTTTCGGGGAATAATTCATTTTTCCCGTGTCGGCGAGGAGAGGAATTGATCCACGGGGCTGacgcctccctccctctctccctccccgggATCATCTGATTCTAAATGCACCCCGAGACTATTAGGTCAAAGTCATAGCAATAAATAGGAGGGGGACTTCTGCTTTAATATATTGGATTATTCCACTCGGTGGTGACGAAAAACAAGATTTAATTCCTGGAGAAACGCCAGCCGAGAAAATCATTTCCCTGCCtgcttcccctttctttttttttccccctttccttttatttttttttcaaagatgtcTTCGTCTTTATGCAGCTCCGAGGGCCTTGCTACACCTTGCACCACCAGAGACTTTCCCGAGCCTGCCCATCCCTTCCAGGGCCCTCTTCTCCTGTCTTAAAGAAGATTCAGCACCCTCTGTGCCCGTCCCCATCAGTCATGGGTACCTAGGACAGAGATTTCTATTCGAGTTCAGATGAGACTGTGGTGCTTAGCACATTGGTAAATAATGACAAAAAGCCCCAGAAAAAAATGTTGGTACCACAGCTCCAACTGACAGGACAGGAAACTAAGGGCTGGCTAGGAAAGTAATTACCTTCCTACTGCTTCTCAGATCGAGTCCACgcactgcctcctccaggaagccttccctgatgaaAGTTCAAGTTAATTGGCCCTCTTCTGGGCTCCCTAAATACAGCGGGCTTTCCCCTCGCAGCCCTTTACTATCAGACTATAGCTGTCaggcttgtttattttatttatttagcaagcTCGTATATAGCATCTGCTATGTGCAGGCCCTGATGTACGGGCTTTACAAATAACgattcatttcatcttcataacGACTCTATGAGATAGGAACTATgatctattttatagataagggaaCTGAGGCATGGATTTATTGACTTGGCCAGGGTCACACAGGCAGGGAGGGTCAACTGGGAACCCAGGTGTCTCCCCTTTGGTCTGTGAGCTCCCAGGGCACAAGGACCTCATTAGTTCACTGAACCCTGAAGCTCATGCCCTCCAATCCCACCACCTACGGGACTGGAATACCCCTGGAAGTCACATCATGTGGAAAAGCCCCTTGGTGTGGGTGTGGGAAGAATTCCAGCTGCGGAGTGAGACAGACCTCATCTGGAATCCATcccactgtgtgaccctggaggagaagcacttctctgagccttcgTTTTGTCACAGTCTCTCAGTTAGGAATGAAATGGCATATGGGTGTGCTGGACGGATTAAATAAAGCCATGCACCAATGCTGCGGTGAACACGCCTAGCACATAGTGAGCACTCAGATGGTATGAAATCTCACAGGCTATAAAATGTGGGCTTTGGGAATACTTTTCCCTCactcagaaaaataacaaaagcctTATCAACCCAAATAAATGAAGCAAGCTCTGAAATCTGGATGGAAGGGCAGATTTTTCTTAATAGTAGTAAGATGGGTGACTTGCCAAGACTTACAAAGAGGAATTTTGCCAATCACACACAATCCATTTGCTTCTGGGAGTTACCAAGACGTGGGAGAGTCTGAAACAGAGACTTACTGGACCAGAAATAGCACTTGATGAGTGTGTCATCCCTTCAGCAAGTGTGTACTGAATGCCTTTCAAGGGCCTTGAAGCAACTCGGAGCTGGAGAGGGGCACAAGCCTGGGGACCTCTCGGACCCAGGCCCCATCCCAGCTAGCTCTGCAAGGTACAGTTTTGTGACCGCAACCACAAAACCCACTTCTcggagcctcagcttcctctcccGTAAATTGGAATGACAGATGAAGCCTCCCCCAGGCGCTGCTGTAGGGAGTCAGTGAGATCATGTAGACAGTGTGGGAGATCCACAGACGTTAGTTGCCTCCCGCCTGTCCACCACACCGGCCCCATGGGAGGTGCCGAAGTTGGCCTGATCCATTCGCCTCCCGACTTGGGCTTAGAACCTGGTAGGCCCAGACCCAGAGTCGGATCTAGAGCCTTGGGTGCTTTCGCTCCTCGAAGCAGCTTAGAGGTGGGGCTGGTgggtcccattttgcagatgaggagaggGGCAAAGCCAGGTGAAACCCAAACGTTTCTGTTTCTAAATCCATGCTCTTAACCCCTGACAAGGCGCCTCCCTGATTCCTGGGacgggaagggagaagggaacacGGGATGGAGAGGAGGCTGGAGACCACTGCGTGCACGTTTATTTTTCAGAGGTGGTCTCAGAATGGGGTCCATGAGGCTGCAACAGCTTACAAAGAGATACCTGAGGGAGGAAAGGCGAGGGAGGGTGCCAGGTTGCTCCGGACGCAGATGGGTGAGTGGTTGGGGGCCTCAGGGAGCAAATGCCCTGTATATGCAGGGGTCCAGGAACTCCCAGGGGCCCCTTCCATGTCTTACAAACATCACATGGGTGGGTGGTCTCACACTCTTCAGATCCCCCTGCCTGGCTTCAGCCCCTCCCTTCATCCAGGCAGTTCTTTCTTGCATCTAACTGGCATTTTTCCTACTGCATCACCAAGACCCCTCTGCTGAACCACTAGGAgacagcccccagccctgccatccTGTCTGCAGAGCTGGCGGTGGCTCCTGGCTCAGGGCAGTAATCCTGCTCACAATTAATTGGCTTTTGTTGGAGGAGAATGAATACCATCTCATCTTAATCTTCTTCATTATTCTCCTTGTTCAGCAGAGTCAACACAAGATTAGGTTTAATTTACggggaaaaaaatagcaaagtcATTACTCACCAGGAGATGGGGATTGGATCTGCCTGGGTGTTCTGTGTTCACTGCAGGCAAAGGGCTCTGAGGAAAGCACAGGGCTCTGCCGAGTTGGGACGGACTGGAGAGTCCAGGTCCCCAGACCTATTTGGGGGCTGGACCTCTGGAGACCACTGATCCTTGGTAGTCTTATCGGACTTGGGCCTCTGAGGATCCAGCCCTCCTAAATGCTTCTCAGGAGCTTCTGGAGTAGGAGCAGCCCCAAAGCAGGAAGGGGCAGCAGCCTCTCAGACCCAAACTCGGCCCCAGGCAACGGGAAAAAATCAGGCTttggattcaaatcctgccttCTGAGGCCCCTTCCTCTGCAGACGAGCCCAGTCTGGGCACTACCTTGGCAATGCTGACACCTACTGGTCATTGGAGGAACtggtccttccctccctctctgatTTTGTAAAAATCCAGACTTAGTCAGTCAGTCAGAAGGAGCAGGTGGACTTTTTTATACGGAAAAGTGGCTGAACTTATGGCTCcaccaagaaatataaaagaaaactcaTTTTTCCTGCCCTGACCCCTTAACCAAAATGGCCAATACTTAGCACCCCGTTCCTCTGCCTGGGGCAGTGATGAAAGCCGTGGAGCCCTGGGCCTTGTCATCTCCTGCCTCTTCACCTCTGAGTCCCTACCTCCTACCCCGGCTCTGTGCCCTGGCAGGTGCCCATCTCTGACCCTGTACCATAGTGAGTTGGCTAGGACTTGAGCTGAAAACCCGGGTCAACTGGAGCTGAAACTGGAAATCCCCAACTAATTACTCACTGTATGACAAGTTATCTAAAATCTTGGAGTCTTACCTAGTTCATCTGCaaatttaaaatgtctgtatCTACCAGAGAGGGCCGTTGAGCAGATTAAACTGACCTGCGTGTGCTTAGCACGGGAATTGGCACCTGTAAGGCCTCAGCAAATGTCTGTCATTGCCGCCCTCCTCCTCGTAATCGTCATCCCGTTCATCCTGTTTCTCTTCAGAAATTTGGTTTCATCAACTAGACTGTAAGCTGCTGATGTCCAACTTCCCACGCCCCTCTCCTGGTAGACAGGGCAAAGGTTTTTCCTTAAAGACACTGATATCTGCTTCCTGTAGAATGTATACCTTATGACAGAACACATGGCAGGAACTCAGGCAACTCAATTCTGccctccagaactctgaggatTGCCTGCCTACATCTCCAACCTCATGTTGAACTATTTGCCCACTTGCTTAGGGAGCTCCAGCCATACTGGCTGCCTTTCTGATCTGTAGCTAAGTtcattcccacctcagggcctttgcacttactgcTCCTGCAATGTTCTTCCCCTAGATATCTGCATGTCTGGTTTCTCTTCATCATTCAAATGTCAGTTCCTCAGAAAGGTCCTCCCTGACCACTCTGACCAGAGTGAGTGGTCGCCCTCACTCTCTATTTTATTTGCTACAATAGAGGTCAAGTACCGAAGTGGCTGAGCAGAATTCCAGGGCCACCACTTATCAGCTGTGTGGTTGaaggcaagttgcttaacttttctgtgcttttcagttttctcatctgaaaataataatagtttccACTCCATAAGGTTATTATGATGCATCAAAGCCCTTAAAGTGCAGCCTGATATATTAAGTGCTATATCATGTAATTatcctattcatttatttagatgCTTGTGTTTATGTTTCTCCTTTTAGACTGTGTATTCCAGAGGGACAGAATCTTTGTCTGTTTCATCCCTGTCTGGCAAATAATAGGTACTCCATAAGCATTGATTGTTTAGTAAAGAATCTTAGGGGACATGCAGGCCTCTCCTTAACCAAAGTTCAGGTGCCACTGAGAAATGTAGCTAATCTACCATCCTGGCTTCTATACCTCAGGTGCCCCCTGCTGGACAGTGTGTAGGTTTGCCCTTGAAAGAAGTTGATGGCCTCTGTCCTCTAACTACTGTTTGGGCACTGGTCTGGCTCTGCTGTCTAGAATAGGGGACGATGAAGCTGAGGGGTTAAGAGCACAATCTTTGGAGCCACATGCACCTGGATTAGAACTTGAGCTTCTCTGTTTACTGTGTGTCATCTGCCAGGAAAGTCTCTGGTCCTCAGTCTCCTCGTGTGTAGAACAGGGATAATGATgccctctcccccttccccatctccctgGGTTACAGGGGGTGTTGTGACAGGATGTGTCCTGTGCACAGGGAGCCTTGAAGCCCCCCCACCCACCAACCTTGGCAGCATCAGCCCTCTGACAACTTAGGAGCAACTGTCTTGTCTTCCTGAGCTAAATCCCACCAGTGTGTCCCACTGCCCCTCCAGTGACAGGCACCCAGGAACAGTGGTCTAGAGCACTCCATTATTCCAGCCCTGGGGCCTCAGGCAGAGAGTTTGGCCTCTGAGCTTCCAGCTCCTTCCTCTGAGAACAGGCAGTTGGCTGGGGATGGCCTCGCTGGGCTTGTGCCCTCCTACCCACTCCCTCCGCACCTCTCCAGCTTTTCTGTCTCCCCTCAGCCTTCTCCTGCCTCACTCCACATTTGTTCCCACTTCTCACCAGTGCTCTTGGCTTTGTCTAATGGCTACATACGCTGCCAATCCTGTATCTTCAGCCTCTTTCCTGAATGCCCCATAGTCGGGGAAGCTCCCCCCCCACCTCACTGCAGCACCTTCCATGCCTCCGTATTCCTGCCTGACATCCAGGCCTCACAAGCCCCAGACCCGACTCCGGGCCTCTCACGCCCACTGCATCTCTCCATCCAGCCTCCCCCATGGCCCTGGTGTGGGCTCCGGTCCTCTCCCAACTTAGCCTCACCCAGCTGCCCACACCCCCAGCCTAGTCTCTCACCCTGAGCTATCACCTTACCTATGGGAGCTCACAGGGGTGACCCTCTTCCTTCAGGCTCATCAAACCAGGCCCCCAGGGCAAGGCATAGCCTCCCCCTACTGGCAACTCAGATGGATGCTGATGGCATTTTCCCCACAGGACTGTGAGATCCCCTAGAAAGGACTGAGGGTGCCCATGGGGCAGGAGCTGTGCCTCTACCTTCAAGCTGGGCATTCTCTGAGGTCAAAGCATTGCCTCCTCTGGCAGACCTAGGATGCTCCCAAAGCAGGGACTATGCATCTGCCGTTAGACTGGAGGCCCCCCCAGGACCTGGATATATCCCTTCCCAGGGTGCCCCATCCAGGATGTGACCAGGATGATGACCCTTCCTGGCACAAGGAGTGTCTTACTCACCTCTGTAACTTCAGGCCCCTGATCAGGGCCTGGCTCGGGGCTAGGGCTTCAGGAAttgtgagtgagtgaatgaaccaATGAACAAATGCAGGCAGGCCCCAGCTTAAACCCTGAAATCCCGCTGATCAGCAGGTGGCATCAGGGCTCAGAATCAAAGGAAAGCTGGAGGGGCATGGAGATTTTATTGGTCATCATTTCAGACAGGAGAACAGATGTTTCAAGACCCTCAACCACCCCCAGGACCAGCAGCTGAGCATCCCGGGGAAGGGCCAGGCTTGAGAGCTGCTAGGGAGGCCAGAAAAAGagtgcctggcccagagcctGACACcaacccccttccctcctcccctcccctcaaacCAGTGCCAGGGGCCAGCCTCTGGACAGGGCTTGGAAAACGACTGATGTGACTACATGCTAATGACTCCTTTTCAATCCAATACCAGCCAGGGAAGGACAGCAAGAAGCGGGCATGAACTGAAGAGTCACCAGACTGACCCCTTCTGTGCTCCTCCCTaccccacccacctccctggAGTCCTCCCCGGGTCCAGAACCCTAGATGAGGGGCTGCCACCACCCAGCACCCTGCCTTCAGAGGGAATGGGGAGGCGATCAAGAGAGGCCTGAAAGGCAGCCCCACACACCCTGTTCTGGGCTCAGGCAGCTTGGGTGTCAGTCAGGCGCCAGGCCCCCACTCCCCCGTGCCCTGGCCTCACAATCCCAGCCTTTGTCCACCCGGCCCAGGCCCGGCAGGCTCTGCCCTGGCCCAAGGGCGCCTGGAAACCAGAGCAGCTGGAGCCCCACCAAGTATTTTTCCAGGCTGGGCCAGGGGCCCTCAGAAGACAGACAGGGATGCAGAGGGAGGGGAGTTCATTCATccgtttgttcattcattccttcttggacaaataatatttattgagcgccCACTTTGTggaaggcactgtgctaggtgcggGGGATTCGGCGGTGGGCCCAGCGCAGGCCCCCACCGTCATCCGGCTTATTTTTCCAGATGCAAATATACACCAACAAAACCCCTTTCTCCTTGGtgtgggggctgggctggagaaGCAGCGGGCGGGTGCacaaggggtggggaggtgaggctGCTGACCACTAAAGCTATCTAACCCCGGGCTCTTGCCCCTCCCGGGCAGCTGGGGGAGGGGTCACTCAGGGCTCCACCCACACGCTGCTGTTGGTCACCCGGGCCCCGAACCAGCCCTTCCAGTAGACCGAGTCCTGCCCCGCGTGTTCGAAGCGGACGAAGCGGACGCCGGGCCCGTAGTCGGTGAAGGTGTGGGAGATCTGgcggtggggccagggaggggcacAGGAGGGGGTCGAGGGATTGGGCGGGTCAGGCTGAGGCCCTGAGGCCTCCTTCAGCCATCCCACGCTGGCGTACCGACCCGCTTCGAGCCCCCCTCAGTTTCTCAGACCCACGTCCCTCCACACCTCTCAGCCACACCAGCTCCTGCCCCGGCCACCCGCGCTGGGGGCGAGGTTTTCACGAGCCCCGCCCCCTCGCACCCAGGCACCGCCCCGCCGCCTCCGCCCCGCCTCTGGCTCACCTCCGTCCATTCTGCGTCATCGCCATCTGCGGGCACTGCTACCTGCCCGCTGTTAAACTCGGCCAGCACGTCCTCGTGCTCCGACAGCAGCTTCACCGTGAGCTCATACAGGCAGCCGGCGTCGCTGCGGCCCGAGTACCTGCCCCACAAGAGGGAGAGGGCGCCAGGGGCCGGCCTCAGCCCTGCTGATTGCGTCCTGCCGGCCGGTCCCTCTACAGCCCTGCTCTACTACCCCGCCGGCGGGTACTACCAACgcccccattttacatataaggaaactgagaccagaCACAAAAAGTTCTCACCCAAAGTCTGAACCCAAGGACTAAACCCCCAGGCCAAAGCCTGTCCACGTTTTGTTTGgaccacagatttttttttaatttgctaagaTTTAAAACTCAGGAAGAGAAGTGGATTTCCACCTTCTTCTGAAACCTGTGGCCACAACCACTAGAGCTGGGACGCAGTGGCCCTGAGACAGGGCAGCCGGCTCCAGTTTGCGCCCACCCCCATGCCGCTCACCAGTCCTTCGCCACGATGGCCGGCTGCGTGGTGTCCAGCAGCTCCTCCCAGTAGCCCTCAGCCTGCAGATCAATGACCTGCGCTTTGCGACACCACCTGGGGAAATGGGGTTGGAAGAGGGtgaagcccccaccccaccccgccggCCCCCTTGCCCTCTATCCCCCTTCTCCTTACTCAAAGGAAGAAGCGAAGTACTTCTTGACGTTCTCATCGTGGACGAATTCCACTCCACTGTCTCCGGGCAGCTCCTCCACCCTCCAGCCGTCCCCACCGTGCTCCACGTCGCTCCAGCCCTCTAAGTCCTCTGTAGGAACACAACAGCCCCACCCTGGTCACCCATTCCCTGCTGAGAGTGAGTGTGGAAGGGCCGGTTCTTGCCCCTAGACCGGGGGTCGGGGATGAACGTGGTGCTTTAATGGTTACGGGGTAGGCAGATGCTGGAGGGATGCATTTCTCGTCTCCAGATCCTCTCCCCCTCCTGGGAGGCTCCTACACAGAGCCTGCCTTGCCCCAGGCTCACTGAGGGTGGAGGGACCTGGGAAAGAGACGACCCCCAGGGCGCAGGTGGCAGAGGAGATAATACCTTATTTACTGGTGCTACTCTGCGCCGGGCACTGTGCCGAGctttctctcatttaatcctcaaaacaggcTGGCATCGTTATGGCCCATTTTGCAGAGGGGCAGCAGAGGTCCCCAGGCACGGCCCCTCACCTTCCCCGCACGGGTTGCGCAGCAGGTTGCGCCGCCGCTGGCTCAGGAAGTAGAATTGCTGCCAGTGGTCGCGCCCGTCCTCCGCGCCGCCCTCGggcaccagcccctcctgctGACACTTGAGCAGCCACAGCGGGGCGCCGTCCACGAGCTCCTTCCAGCGCAGACACACCAGGCGGCAGGCCTGCACCAGCTGGGCGGCCGGCAGCTCGGCCAGCACACGCAGCAGCAGCGGCTCGGGCAGCTCGTCCAGggacgccgccgccgcctcctcctcttcctcggGGCGCTCCTCCCCGGCGATCGACTCCTCCGCGCACCCCTCCTCCGGCTGCTCCTCGGGGCCCACCTCCTCCGGCTGGCCCACGCTCTCTGCGGCGGAGGGTGGAGCGGGATGGGGGGCAGTGCTGTGACTTCCCCCAGTTCCCCTCCACGCCCCAGAACTGCGATGTGCCGGATACCCTCCCGCCATCCACCCTGGGACAAActgcagctggggctggagatTCTGTGACCAGACTGGTGCCCAGTGGAGATGGCCTAAAGGTGGACAGGGCCACAGACCGGCCCCAAGTCCTAAGAGTGTTTCCCTGCAGGGCCAGTAAACTCCTGAACAGATAACAGCAATTGATAATATCATTAACGGCATCCATCTGTAGGGCTGCCTTAACGTTTCACACATGAACTCCTTCAGTCCACCAGCCTCCCAGATTCCCGCTCCCTCACCTCCTCAGGGGAGCCCTCCCTGACTTCCCCCAATTACATCCTCTCACTGCTGGACTTCCATGCTTCCTAGTTTTTGCCCGGAAGGTGTGATAGTTTATAAACACCTCTCTGGAGCCTAGACTAGATGAGAGCAGGAACTAGGTCTGGGAAAATTCACTGCTTCACCCCCACACCCTaccaccccagggcctggcaaCTGGAACCTTGCCTGGCACACTGTCAGCAGCTAATGTGTATTAGGCACTTAGCAAGTGTCAGGCTGTGTTCTAAGCATTTTAATCTTCAAATCCTTACAGCATCTCTTCAAGGTTGTTCCTATTGCTGTCCCTATTttattgaggaaactgagacagagagaggtgAGACCacccaggatcacacagcaaaTGAGTGGTTGGAGGCTGGActggaacccaggcagtctggctccagagccatCTTTAACTACCTACCACAGCCTTGATAAAATAATTCGTTTTGGATTTGGAGGCAcgttatgattttgatttttgcAGATGAAAATACTCAGGGACAGAGATGTGAagtgacttgccaaaggtcacactgTTAGTATTAGGGCAGGGGACATTGGGAGCTCAGGCctgcagggaagggaagaggggggCTGGAACCCCTGCCAGCCATAGCTCTGtctcaggggtggggtggggggaggctcaTTTGAAGAGACCATGTATACCAGAGATGTAATGACAGCTTGAGAGAGTAGGCTTCTTCACCCCCTTCTTTTCCTTATCCtggaccctcagtttcctcatctataaaatgggggtaactGCAGTGCCGGGCCCTTTGGACAGTGCTGATATTCAAACCCCTGAGGGGGTCAGGAGCTGCGAGCCGGACTGTCTCCTGGAACCCAGCTGGACCATGGAAGCCTTGAGCAAGCAGATCCTGAGTGTCCAGTGTCTCTGGGCAGGGAATGACAGTGGGGAGGACACGAGGCCACTCTGGGTTAGGGGGGAGGCCACACTCTCAGACGGGGGATGGCGCTTCTaagggctggggcctgggaagcCAAGGCAGTGGTAGGAACAGGTGGGCACTAGGGTAAGGGAACAGGCAGGGCCTAGACCCAATTCTGGTGTTGTCAGGACCCCACCTGCCAGCCCTTTATCTCCTCACATGCAGCATTCTCTCCCCGCTCCCACATGGTCAGACCCTTGAAAGATGAACACCTGTTTTTCAGGGCCCAGGTGCATGGTGAGTCCTCAGTAAATATAATTCAGTGTATCTTACTAAGCACAGCATTTCACCTTCattattagtgattttttttggcACATCTTTACCATGTGGGAATTCACCCTTTCTCTTTTGCAGAGGGAAACTGAGGGCCCAGAGAGGCTTGCTGGCTTCTCCTAAGTCATATCATACAACAGTGGGAAGGCAGAGAGGACAATGCCAGGCCCTGAAGCTTCATGGCCTTCGCATTCTGCTGCCCACAGCTCTCTGGAGAGCTGGGCCCAGCGGCCtcacctctctcccctccccctgccctgctctggccCTGGTGGACACCTGATGCTCCCCCGAAAGGTGCACCTCACCCAGTGCCCTCTCCTGGCCCCAGGCCTGGCACTCCAAGCCTCAGATCTCATTAcaggccccccaccccctctctAGCACACACAACTCCCCACATTGTTGCTGTCGGAAAGTTATCTGGCCCCTGGAAGCTGCCTCCCAGGCTGATTCACTCACCTGGATTGGGCCCTGGAGTCCAGGGAATAGCTGGGCCCTGGGAAAAAGCAGGAGTCCATTCTGGGGCCCTATAAAGGGTGTGGTAAGGGGGCCACATACTGGGAATGGGGACTGAAGAAGCTAGAATTTTCAGGGCTAG of Manis javanica isolate MJ-LG chromosome 4, MJ_LKY, whole genome shotgun sequence contains these proteins:
- the FBXO2 gene encoding F-box only protein 2 isoform X2, whose product is MDGDGEPESVGQPEEVGPEEQPEEGCAEESIAGEERPEEEEEAAAASLDELPEPLLLRVLAELPAAQLVQACRLVCLRWKELVDGAPLWLLKCQQEGLVPEGGAEDGRDHWQQFYFLSQRRRNLLRNPCGEEDLEGWSDVEHGGDGWRVEELPGDSGVEFVHDENVKKYFASSFEWCRKAQVIDLQAEGYWEELLDTTQPAIVAKDWYSGRSDAGCLYELTVKLLSEHEDVLAEFNSGQVAVPADGDDAEWTEISHTFTDYGPGVRFVRFEHAGQDSVYWKGWFGARVTNSSVWVEP
- the FBXO2 gene encoding F-box only protein 2 isoform X1, producing MDGDGEPESVGQPEEVGPEEQPEEGCAEESIAGEERPEEEEEAAAASLDELPEPLLLRVLAELPAAQLVQACRLVCLRWKELVDGAPLWLLKCQQEGLVPEGGAEDGRDHWQQFYFLSQRRRNLLRNPCGEEDLEGWSDVEHGGDGWRVEELPGDSGVEFVHDENVKKYFASSFEWCRKAQVIDLQAEGYWEELLDTTQPAIVAKDWYSGRSDAGCLYELTVKLLSEHEDVLAEFNSGQVAVPADGDDAEWTEFPEAAYIPWLVAPALDYAGLRLNASVSLVSLSLFLSPLWLHWAHLDDAG